Genomic window (Bacillus vallismortis):
CTTTGATGGGTGCCGATCAGAGATGTCCGAATATCGTCATAGCACTTCTCGCCCGTTTTAAATGAAAACTGTTCTCCGGCAGGCAGAGCCAGTTCATTGAAAATAACAGATGTATCATGTAATGACTGAAACGGCGCAGCATGTCGTTCAGCTTCATGACGTATGACCTGTAAGGCTTCCGGCTGGGTAACAGCTGTAACGATTGGAATACCTTCTTTAATAATTCCGGCCTTTTCTCCTGCAATTTCTTCAATGGTGTTTCCTAAAATGTTCATATGATCGTGCCCGATGCTTGTAATCACTGTTAAAAGCGGTTCAACCACATTCGTAGAATCGAATCTACCGCCTAGACCTGTTTCAAAAATAACAAAGTCGACCTTATGAAACTCAGCAAAATATAAAAACGCACACGCCGTCATAATTTCAAATTCGGTCGGCTGTCCGTATTTCGTTTGATCAAGCGCTTCAACGTGCGGTTTCATCTGATTGACAAGTGCTGTCCATTCCTCATCTGAAATCGGTGTCCCGTTAACGCTGATCCGTTCATTAAACGTAATGATATAAGGTGACGTAAACGTTCCAACCGTATATCCGGCTTCTTGCAGTATAGAACGGATAAAAGCGACAGTTGATCCTTTACCGTTTGTTCCTGCGATGTGGAACGCGCGGATTTTCTTTTCAGGATGCCCTAACCGCGCCATCAGCTGCTCCATTCGGCCGAGTCCGGGCTTCACACCGAATTTCAGCCGCCCGTGAATCCAGCTGCGC
Coding sequences:
- a CDS encoding folylpolyglutamate synthase/dihydrofolate synthase family protein, whose product is MFSAYEEARSWIHGRLKFGVKPGLGRMEQLMARLGHPEKKIRAFHIAGTNGKGSTVAFIRSILQEAGYTVGTFTSPYIITFNERISVNGTPISDEEWTALVNQMKPHVEALDQTKYGQPTEFEIMTACAFLYFAEFHKVDFVIFETGLGGRFDSTNVVEPLLTVITSIGHDHMNILGNTIEEIAGEKAGIIKEGIPIVTAVTQPEALQVIRHEAERHAAPFQSLHDTSVIFNELALPAGEQFSFKTGEKCYDDIRTSLIGTHQRQNAALSILAVECLNREKIVHISDEALRSGLVKAAWPGRLELVQEHPPVYLDGAHNEEGVEKLAETMKQRFPDSRISVVFSALKDKPYHDMIKKLETIAHAIHFTSFDFPRASFAKDLYDVSEISNKSWDEDPDNVIEFIESKKGSNEIVLITGSLYFISDIRKRLK